Proteins encoded in a region of the Tripterygium wilfordii isolate XIE 37 chromosome 21, ASM1340144v1, whole genome shotgun sequence genome:
- the LOC119988975 gene encoding transcription termination factor MTERF4, chloroplastic-like, translated as MANIGFRKIFSSIQNHFLSTSAAFYSSSSCSSVSRPFTVEYLMNSCGLSLKSAISASNKILLVENNLKNPDSVLDLLKSHGFSSTQVAKLIEKRPSLLLSKVEGNLKPKIVFLVGNGFKGSLLPELIVGNPIILLRALDSHIKPSIEFLKGVLQNEEKFIAAIRRSSWLITFGWKGIVKPNIEYLIGEGIPISNICKFIQLQPRSMLQKPDRMIYSVEYVKKLGIEPSTPMFVHALKTMTGMSETTWKKKFEVLKSLGWNEEQIVSAFKRNPYFMAASEEKLRLATDFYMNTMNLDLDTLVSYPTFFVYGIDQRIRPRYNVLKVLQSKNLVSKEKKIEWLYTVSEKVFRDNYVLKYVDEVPELLQIYDVTGKKQRKAT; from the coding sequence ATGGCTAATATCGgctttagaaaaattttctctTCGAtacaaaatcattttctttcaacGTCTGCAGCattctattcttcttcttcttgctcctCTGTTTCACGGCCGTTCACAGTCGAGTACCTCATGAACTCCTGTGGGCTTTCATTAAAATCAGCCATTTCAGCTTCCAATAAGATCCTCCTAGTCGAAAACAATCTTAAGAATCCCGATTCTGTGCTTGATTTATTGAAGTCTCATGGTTTCAGCAGTACCCAGGTAGCCAAATTGATCGAAAAGCGCCCGTCGTTACTTCTTTCTAAGGTAGAAGGTAATCTCAAGCCCAAAATTGTCTTCCTCGTCGGAAATGGCTTCAAGGGTTCGTTGTTGCCAGAGCTGATTGTTGGGAATCCGATAATTTTGTTAAGAGCGCTGGATTCTCATATTAAACCATCCATTGAATTTCTGAAGGGAGTTCTTCAAAATGAAGAGAAATTTATTGCTGCTATTCGGCGGTCATCGTGGTTGATTACTTTTGGTTGGAAGGGAATAGTGAAGCCGAATATAGAATATTTGATCGGTGAGGGAATTCCCATTAGTAATATATGTAAATTTATTCAGTTGCAGCCAAGATCTATGCTGCAAAAGCCTGATAGGATGATTTATTCGGTGGAATATGTCAAAAAACTGGGCATTGAACCAAGCACTCCCATGTTTGTTCATGCTCTTAAGACGATGACAGGTATGAGTGAAACAACTTGGAAAAAGAAATTTGAGGTGTTGAAGAGTCTGGGTTGGAATGAAGAGCAGATTGTTTCAGCTTTCAAGCGAAACCCATACTTTATGGCTGCTTCAGAGGAGAAATTGAGACTGGCAACGGATTTTTATATGAATACTATGAATTTGGACTTGGACACATTGGTTTCATACCCTACATTTTTTGTCTATGGCATTGATCAAAGAATTCGACCTAGGTACAATGTTCTCAAAGTTCTGCAGTCGAAGAATTTGGTTAGTAAGGAAAAAAAGATTGAATGGCTTTATACAGTGAGCGAGAAGGTTTTCAGGGACAACTATGTACTCAAGTATGTGGACGAAGTCCCAGAACTACTGCAGATATATGATGTTACAGGCAAGAAGCAAAGGAAAGCCACTTGA
- the LOC119988974 gene encoding transcription termination factor MTERF2, chloroplastic-like isoform X2, which yields MDIIGFRKFFSSIQRHFLSTSAAFCSFSSVSRPFTVEYLMNSCGLPLKSAISASNKILLVENNLKKPNSVLDLLKSHGFSRNQVAKLIEKRPSLLLSKVEGNLKPKIVFLVGNGFKGTLLPELIVGSPAILLRALDSHIKPSIEFLKGVLENEVKFITAIQRSSWLISSGWKGTLKPNIEYLISEGTPISSISKIIQLQPRAMLQKPARMIYAVEYVKKLGIEPSIPVFVNALRVMLSMSETTWQKKFEVLKSLGWSEEQIVSAFQREPALLSCSEEKLRRATDFYLNTMKLDLDILIGYPKFLMFAIDQRLLPRYKVLKVLMSKNLYKDKGKIVWKLTLSEKVFQERYILKHVDEVPELLQIYDCAGKNKSVVT from the coding sequence ATGGATATTATCGGCTTCAGAAAATTTTTCTCTTCGATACAAAGGCATTTTCTTTCAACATCTGCAGCATTCTGTTCTTTTTCCTCTGTTTCACGGCCTTTCACAGTCGAGTACCTCATGAACTCTTGTGGGCTTCCATTAAAATCAGCCATCTCAGCTTCCAATAAGATCCTCCTAGTTGAAAACAACCTCAAGAAACCCAATTCTGTCCTTGATTTATTGAAGTCTCATGGTTTCAGCAGGAACCAGGTGGCCAAATTGATCGAAAAGCGCCCATCGTTACTTCTCTCTAAGGTAGAAGGTAATCTCAAGCCCAAAATCGTCTTCCTCGTCGGAAATGGATTCAAGGGTACTTTGTTGCCAGAGCTGATTGTTGGGAGTCCGGCAATTTTGTTAAGAGCACTGGATTCTCATATTAAACCATCCATTGAATTCCTGAAGGGAGTTCTTGAAAATGAAGTGAAATTTATTACTGCTATTCAGCGGTCGTCGTGGTTGATATCTTCTGGTTGGAAGGGAACATTGAAGCCGAATATAGAATATTTGATCAGCGAGGGAACGCCCATTAGTAGTATAAGTAAAATTATTCAGTTGCAGCCAAGAGCTATGCTGCAAAAGCCTGCTAGGATGATTTATGCTGTggaatatgtaaaaaaattggGCATTGAACCAAGCATTCCCGTGTTTGTTAATGCTCTTAGGGTGATGTTATCTATGAGTGAAACAACTTGGCAAAAGAAATTTGAGGTGCTGAAGAGTCTGGGTTGGAGTGAAGAGCAGATTGTTTCAGCTTTCCAGCGAGAACCAGCCCTTTTGTCTTGTTCAGAGGAGAAACTCAGACGTGCAACGGatttttatttgaatactatGAAGTTGGACTTGGACATATTAATTGGATACCCTAAGTTTCTGATGTTTGCCATTGATCAAAGACTTCTTCCTAGGTATAAAGTTCTGAAGGTACTGATGTCCAAGAATTTGTATAAGGATAAAGGGAAGATTGTATGGAAGTTAACACTAAGTGAGAAGGTTTTCCAGGAAAGATATATTCTAAAGCATGTGGATGAAGTCCCAGAATTACTACAAATATATGATTGTGCAGGAAAGAACAAAAGTGTGGTCACTTGA
- the LOC119988974 gene encoding transcription termination factor MTERF2, chloroplastic-like isoform X1: protein MVNALFRNLFSLVQKGFVSRSTTFFFSSSSSSSSSPSHSFTVNYLMNSCGLPLNSAISTSNKIKLDKKNSWMPDSVLHLLKSHGFSKIQIVKLINTHPALLLRKVEGNLKPKFDFLIKNGFCGAILRELIVRNPVTLSRALDSHIKPFFELLKGVVETEEKVIAALRRSSWLISDWKRIMKPNIEYLISEGVPISNVSQIIVMHPRTIQHKYGKMIYAVEYIKKLGHEPNTPIFIFALKVFLSMSESTWKRKFEVLKSLGWSEEQIVSAFQRQPFFLACSEEKLKRATDFFLNTVKLDLDVLIAYPKFMMFGIDQRLLPRYKVLKVLESKNLLKDKGKNVWKLTLTEKVFQKRYVLKHVDEVPELLQIYDCTVKNKSMVT, encoded by the coding sequence ATGGTTAACGCCCTCTTcagaaatttgttttctttggtaCAAAAGGGGTTTGTTTCGAGGTCTACaacattcttcttttcttcttcttcttcgtcttcctcttctccttcacattctTTCACAGTAAACTACCTAATGAACTCATGTGGTCTTCCATTAAATTCTGCAATCTCAACCTCCAATAAGATCAAACTTGACAAAAAGAACTCCTGGATGCCCGATTCTGTGCTTCATCTATTAAAATCTCATGGTTTCAGCAAGATCCAGATTGTCAAATTGATCAACACTCACCCAGCGTTACTTCTCCGTAAAGTGGAAGGTAATCTCAAGCCCAAATTTGACTTTCTCATCAAAAATGGCTTCTGTGGTGCAATTTTGCGGGAGCTGATTGTTCGGAATCCGGTAACTTTGTCTCGAGCACTTGATTCTCATATCAAACCattttttgaattgctaaagGGAGTTGTTGAAACTGAAGAGAAAGTTATTGCTGCTCTTAGGCGTTCATCATGGTTGATAAGTGATTGGAAGCGAATTATGAAGCCAAATATTGAATATTTGATAAGTGAGGGGGTGCCCATTAGTAATGTAAGTCAGATTATAGTAATGCATCCAAGAACTATACAGCATAAGTATGGTAAGATGATTTATGCTGTGGAGTATATCAAAAAATTGGGCCATGAACCAAACActcccatttttatttttgctcTTAAAGTGTTCCTATCGATGAGTGAATCAACTTGGAAAAGGAAATTTGAGGTTCTGAAGAGTTTGGGTTGGAGTGAGGAGCAGATAGTTTCAGCTTTCCAGCGACAACCATTCTTTTTGGCTTGTTCAGAGGAGAAACTCAAACGTGCAacggatttttttttgaatactgTGAAGTTGGACTTGGACGTATTAATTGCATACCCTAAGTTTATGATGTTTGGCATTGATCAAAGACTTCTTCCTAGGTATAAAGTTCTGAAGGTACTGGAGTCGAAGAATTTGCTTAAGGATAAAGGGAAGAATGTATGGAAGCTAACACTAACCGAGAAGGTTTTCCAGAAAAGATATGTACTAAAGCACGTGGATGAAGTCCCAGAATTACTCCAAATATACGATTgtacagtaaagaacaaaagcATGGTCACTTGA
- the LOC119989227 gene encoding SAC3 family protein C has protein sequence MERSRRNPRQRHSRSQKIASNCTNNSATEAGSSVQNDFSDSVNVRDWKTGRTRNHERSGVVEKEEEQEESTDLPRLIGTCPHMCPEGERLQRERLRDLAVFERLHGNVGKTSPGLAVKKFCRTISTKHVRPSDVRPLPVLEDTLNYLLDLLNSSVRPFEVIHDFVFDRMRSIRQDLSMQNIVNDKAIRMYEEMVKFHVISHHQLRSCNSNPNMSSVHYLNMEQLKKTLTSLYNLYEVNQSSNSCHENEPEFRSLYVLLHLDSNSQAMGESLSLWFRLLPSPIIKSKEMCFARSTLRYFRMGNYKLFICITATEASYLQYCVMEPFIDEIRAMAVSCINNGGYKLYPYPLAHLARLLRMKESDLESLCTSCGLEICTDDESNKLLPSKQTTFSRSNTSLQCYSLLGSERF, from the exons ATGGAGAGAAGCCGTCGTAATCCTCGTCAAAGACATTCTCGTTCACAGAAAATTGCTTCTAATTGTACGAATAATAGTGCCACCGAAGCTGGAAGCAGCGTCCAAAATGATTTCAGTGACTCCGTTAATGTCCGTGACTGGAAAACTGGAAGAACAAGAAACCATGAAAGATCAGGAGTagtagagaaagaagaagaacaggAGGAATCTACCGATCTTCCTCGCTTAATTGGAACTTGCCCTCACATGTGTCCAG AGGGGGAAAGGCTACAACGAGAGCGACTACGTGATTTGGCCGTGTTTGAAAGGCTACACGGAAATGTGGGGAAAACATCTCCAGGATTAGCTGTAAAAAAG TTTTGCAGAACTATATCGACCAAGCATGTGCGGCCATCTGATGTGCGACCCCTCCCTGTATTGGAAGATACTTTGAATTACCTTTTGGACTTGTTGAACTCTTCTGTACGTCCTTTTGAAGTAATCCATGACTTCGTCTTTGACAGAATGAGGTCCATTAGACAGGATCTTAGCATGCAGAATATTGTCAATGATAAAGCAATCCGTATGTATGAGGAAATG GTTAAATTCCACGTCATATCCCACCACCAGCTACGTAGTTGCAACAGCAATCCAAATATGTCTTCAGTGCATTATCTCAACATGGAGCAGCTTAAAAAGACTCTTACAAGTCTATACAACTTGTACGAAGTAAATCAAAGTTCCAATTCTTGTCATGAGAATGAACCTGAATTCCGTTCACTATATGTGCTGCTTCATCTTGATTCAAACAGCCAAGCAATG GGGGAATCACTTTCTTTATGGTTTCGCCTTCTGCCTTCTCCCATCATCAAGTCAAAAGAAATGTGTTTTGCCAGGAGCACTCTACG ATACTTTCGAATGGGCAACTACAAGCTTTTTATCTGTATCACTGCTACCGAAGCATCATATCTTCAGTACTGTGTGATGGAACCTTTCATTGACGAG ATTCGAGCGATGGCTGTGTCGTGTATAAATAATGGTGGCTACAAGCTTTATCCATATCCTCTGGCTCATCTGGCCAGACTGCTGAGGATGAAG GAATCAGATTTGGAATCTCTTTGCACCTCTTGTGGTCTTGAAATCTGCACTGATGATGAAAGTAACAAGTTGTTACCATCCAAGCAAACAACTTTCAGCCGTTCCAATACAAGTTTACAGTGCTATAGCCTTTTGGGCTCGGAAAGGTTTTAA
- the LOC119989226 gene encoding probable receptor-like protein kinase At3g17420, with the protein MSTEAQRVVVIQDASRNDVSAGAIGWVLQGLSLKPGDVLTLLGILHQVNPPMVYRVSVDSSSRKIEEYQHNEEITKIAKQCEREQIKFHIEVRTGPSGNIAIKAATCLRATWVILDRQMKKNKKYFMDNLSCGLSWIKRDNTIEKLREPIPRENAKLAIETSKPRDSVIYDEMIQGSPKEKVSPQSLGKEQDVDDCDETAPLLHRKSSSLCKSSSSEQLTTTSVLTSSLSHTEASSSSFTDVKRSSILHFQEEDITTNTELETVEEQSPFSFVESPERGQKEVCNTGSPQDQLMQHNHNFDWMGGIPVDEEFKNAVCPICKNRRPKIGWKRDFTCAELQAATEGFSLKNFLSEGGFGFVYRGELNGLKIAVKQHKNASLQGEKEFKSEVQFLSKARHENLVMLLGSCSDGNSRLLVYEYICNGSLDQHLSKHARRPLSWEKRMKIAMGAAKGLLYLHYNNIIHGDMRPNNILVTHDYESMLGDFGLARTQQEDSDHSSETRLVETLAPEYAECGKVSKKTDVYSFGVVLLQLITGLKTTDKRLGGKSLVGWARPLLKERNYPDLIDHRILDSHDVHQLFWMVRIAEKCLSKHPQKRLTMDHVVCALNYLMEASANCSITDLSPLQSDSVKSIRGSSESQGDDADAPSSIDSRILSEEGWLLCRP; encoded by the exons ATGTCTACAGAAGCTCAGAGAGTGGTGGTAATCCAGGACGCATCAAGGAATGATGTTAGTGCAGGTGCAATCGGATGGGTCCTGCAAGGCTTATCACTTAAGCCTGGAGATGTGCTTACACTCCTTGGAATTCTTCACCAGGTTAACCCCCCAA TGGTATACAGGGTCAGCGTGGACTCCAGCTCAAGAAAGATAGAAGAGTATCAACACAATGAGGAAATCACGAAAATCGCTAAGCAGTGTGAAAGAGAACAG ATCAAGTTTCACATAGAGGTGCGCACAGGACCTTCAGGGAATATTGCTATAAAAGCTGCCACATGTTTAAGAGCTACATGGGTGATACTTGATAG GCagatgaagaagaacaagaaatacTTCATGGATAATCTCTCATGTGGTCTATCATGGATAAAACGTGACAACACTATTGAAAAGCTGAGAGAACCAATACCAAGAGAAAACGCCAAACTGGCCATAGAAACATCAAAACCAAGAGACAGTGTTATATATGATGAAATGATACAAGGAAGCCCAAAGGAAAAAGTCTCTCCTCAAA GCTTAGGCAAAGAACAAGACGTTGATGATTGCGATGAAACTGCTCCTCTACTACATAGAAAATCATCCTCATTATGTAAATCCTCTTCTAGCGAACAGCTGACAACAACGTCAGTTCTAACTTCAAGTCTAAGCCATACTGAAGCATCAAGCTCAAGTTTTACCGATGTGAAGAGATCCTCCATCTTGCATTTTCAGGAGGAAGACATCACCACAAATACAGAACTAGAAACAGTGGAGGAGCAATCCCCGTTTTCTTTTGTTGAGAGTCCAGAGAGGGGTCAGAAAGAAGTGTGTAATACAGGAAGCCCCCAAGACCAACTAATGCAACATAACCACAACTTTGATTGGATGGGAGGGATTCCTGTAGACGAGGAATTCAAGAATGCAGTTTGCCCAATATGCAAGAATAGACGACCAAAAATAGGCTGGAAGAGGGACTTCACTTGTGCAGAGCTCCAAGCTGCAACAGAAGGATTTTCCCTAAAGAACTTTCTCTCAGAAGGTGGCTTTGGTTTTGTATATAGAGGAGAGCTGAATGGGCTGAAGATCGCTGTAAAGCAACATAAGAATGCAAGCTTGCAAGGAGAAAAGGAGTTCAAGTCTGAAGTTCAGTTCCTCAGCAAAGCCAGACATGAGAATTTGGTCATGCTGCTGGGCTCATGTTCAGATGGAAACAGCAGGCTGCTTGTTTATGAATACATCTGTAATGGTTCATTAGACCAACATCTATCAA AGCACGCTCGTAGACCTCTCAGTTGGGAAAAGAGGATGAAGATAGCTATGGGTGCTGCCAAAGGTTTACTATATCTGCATTACAACAACATCATACACGGAGATATGAGACCAAACAACATTCTTGTAACACATGACTATGAGTCAATG CTTGGAGATTTTGGCCTGGCAAGAACTCAACAAGAAGACTCAGATCACTCCTCAGAGACAAGATTGGTGGAAACACTGGCACCAGAATATGCAGAATGTGGAAAAGTGTCAAAGAAGACAGATGTTTATTCCTTTGGGGTGGTGCTACTACAACTGATCACTGGATTGAAGACTACAGACAAAAGACTTGGTGGAAAAAGTCTTGTTGGATGG GCAAGGCCATTACTGAAAGAAAGGAACTACCCGGACTTGATCGATCATAGGATCTTGGACTCACATGATGTGCATCAACTGTTTTGGATGGttagaattgcagaaaaatgccTGAGCAAGCATCCTCAGAAACGATTAACAATGGATCAT GTGGTGTGCGCCTTAAATTACCTAATGGAAGCGAGCGCGAATTGCAGCATCACAGACTTGTCGCCATTACAATCAGATTCAGTGAAGAGCATTCGTGGCTCCTCCGAGTCGCAAGGAGATGACGCTGACGCACCTTCTAGCATAGACAGTCGTATTTTGAGCGAAGAAGGGTGGTTACTGTGCCGGCCTTAA
- the LOC119989451 gene encoding transcription factor GAMYB-like isoform X2, producing MSHIPDESEDGVLSKDQMESPDEGNCDGNSIGGVFLKKGPWTSTEDAILIDYVKKHGEGNWNAVQKQSGLLRCGKSCRLRWANHLRPNLKKGAFTQEEEQLIIELHAKMGNKWARMAAHLPGRTDNEIKNYWNTRIKRCQRAGLPLYPPEVSLQALQESQLGPCISGINSRDNLDRDLLRSSNYEIPDVIFDSSRGANQGILPYVPDPPDITASSMLMEGVGSQYRSFTSPRIHHNKRLRESTTLFPGYDGNIENEFLSFNQFESNNCDKTAHSIAMPIPLDPDAATKILKSLGANQGGHTPSNNNFSASKPTSGAVKLELPSLQYPEADLSSWGTLSTPPLLESVDKSIQSTPTDTVDSGSLSPRNSGLLDALLHESKALSSAKNHPTDKSSDTSTVIPGDFSESSVLNIGEAEWEDYSNPLSPLGHSATSLLSECNIGSANGSSLDEPPPADAYIGKALFHWDLIMDGSSLFTIFCHCLEIPIFLYYEIQKSLFQIIKIRIYACFLCNQNLLIFFVSLMTLY from the exons ATGAGTCATATACCAGATGAAAGCGAAGATGGGGTGCTCTCCAAGGATCAAATGGAGTCACCCGATGAAGGTAACTGTGACGGAAATTCAATTGGAGGAGTTTTTCTTAAGAAGGGTCCATGGACATCTACTGAAGATGCGATTTTGATTGACTATGTCAAGAAGCATGGAGAAGGAAATTGGAATGCTGTTCAGAAGCAATCGGGGTTGCTTCGCTGTGGGAAAAGCTGCCGATTACGCTGGGCAAATCACCTGAGGCCAAACTTGAAGAAAGGAGCATTTACTCAAGAAGAAGAGCAGTTAATCATCGAACTCCATGCAAAGATGGGAAACAAATGGGCACGCATGGCTGCACAT ttgCCTGGTCGTACAGACAATGAGATAAAAAATTACTGGAATACCCGAATTAAGAGGTGCCAACGTGCTGGCTTACCTCTTTATCCTCCTGAAGTGTCTTTGCAAGCGTTGCAGGAGAGTCAATTGGGCCCCTGCATTAGTGGAATTAATAGTAGAGACAACTTGGATCGTGATCTCTTGCGAAGCAGCAATTATGAGATACCTGATGTCATATTTGACAGTTCAAGGGGGGCCAACCAAGGCATCTTACCTTATGTTCCTGATCCTCCTGATATTACTGCAAGCAGCATGCTGATGGAAGGTGTTGGTTCTCAATATCGTAGCTTCACTTCCCCAAGGATTCATCACAACAAGCGTCTTCGAGAATCAACAACCTTATTCCCTGGATACGATGGCAACATAGAAAATGAGTTCCTCTCATTTAACCAATTTGAGAGTAATAATTGTGATAAAACTGCTCATTCGATTGCGATGCCTATTCCACTTGACCCTGATGCTGCCACTAAGATCCTGAAGTCGCTTGGGGCAAACCAGGGTGGCCATACCCCCTCAAATAACAATTTCTCTGCTTCTAAGCCCACTTCTGGTGCTGTGAAGTTGGAGCTCCCTTCACTCCAATATCCTGAAGCAGATTTAAGTAGCTGGGGGACACTGTCCACACCACCTTTACTTGAGTCTGTTGATAAATCTATCCAATCTACCCCAACAGATACAGTTGATTCAGGCAGCCTCTCCCCACGTAATAGTGGCCTGTTGGATGCTTTACTCCACGAGTCAAAAGCTTTGAGCAGTGCAAAAAATCATCCAACTGACAAGAGTTCAGATACATCTACTGTTATCCCTGGTGACTTTTCTGAGAGTTCTGTCTTGAATATTGGTGAGGCAGAATGGGAAGACTATAGTAACCCCCTTTCTCCTTTGGGTCATTCTGCTACTTCCCTTCTAAGTGAGTGCAACATTGGAAGTGCCAATGGAAGTTCTTTGGATGAACCCCCACCTGCTGACGCATACATTGGTAAGGCTCTCTTTCACTGGGACTTAATTATGGATGGTAGTTCATTATTTACAATTTTCTGCCACTGTTTAGAAATACCAATATTTCTGTATTACGAAATTCAAAAATCACTCTTTCAAATTATCAAAATACGTATATATGCATGTTTTCTGTGTAATCAGAATTTGCTAATCTTCTTTGTTTCACTGATGACATTATATTGA
- the LOC119989451 gene encoding transcription factor MYB33-like isoform X1 — protein sequence MSHIPDESEDGVLSKDQMESPDEGNCDGNSIGGVFLKKGPWTSTEDAILIDYVKKHGEGNWNAVQKQSGLLRCGKSCRLRWANHLRPNLKKGAFTQEEEQLIIELHAKMGNKWARMAAHLPGRTDNEIKNYWNTRIKRCQRAGLPLYPPEVSLQALQESQLGPCISGINSRDNLDRDLLRSSNYEIPDVIFDSSRGANQGILPYVPDPPDITASSMLMEGVGSQYRSFTSPRIHHNKRLRESTTLFPGYDGNIENEFLSFNQFESNNCDKTAHSIAMPIPLDPDAATKILKSLGANQGGHTPSNNNFSASKPTSGAVKLELPSLQYPEADLSSWGTLSTPPLLESVDKSIQSTPTDTVDSGSLSPRNSGLLDALLHESKALSSAKNHPTDKSSDTSTVIPGDFSESSVLNIGEAEWEDYSNPLSPLGHSATSLLSECNIGSANGSSLDEPPPADAYIGYNVKSEPVNWAWTPYIERERANNITRPDGLLASDWLEQSSGYAKGQATMTDALTNLLGDDLSNEYKQMVSGNCTTSQQRQGLGSCAWNNMPAVCHMFDLP from the exons ATGAGTCATATACCAGATGAAAGCGAAGATGGGGTGCTCTCCAAGGATCAAATGGAGTCACCCGATGAAGGTAACTGTGACGGAAATTCAATTGGAGGAGTTTTTCTTAAGAAGGGTCCATGGACATCTACTGAAGATGCGATTTTGATTGACTATGTCAAGAAGCATGGAGAAGGAAATTGGAATGCTGTTCAGAAGCAATCGGGGTTGCTTCGCTGTGGGAAAAGCTGCCGATTACGCTGGGCAAATCACCTGAGGCCAAACTTGAAGAAAGGAGCATTTACTCAAGAAGAAGAGCAGTTAATCATCGAACTCCATGCAAAGATGGGAAACAAATGGGCACGCATGGCTGCACAT ttgCCTGGTCGTACAGACAATGAGATAAAAAATTACTGGAATACCCGAATTAAGAGGTGCCAACGTGCTGGCTTACCTCTTTATCCTCCTGAAGTGTCTTTGCAAGCGTTGCAGGAGAGTCAATTGGGCCCCTGCATTAGTGGAATTAATAGTAGAGACAACTTGGATCGTGATCTCTTGCGAAGCAGCAATTATGAGATACCTGATGTCATATTTGACAGTTCAAGGGGGGCCAACCAAGGCATCTTACCTTATGTTCCTGATCCTCCTGATATTACTGCAAGCAGCATGCTGATGGAAGGTGTTGGTTCTCAATATCGTAGCTTCACTTCCCCAAGGATTCATCACAACAAGCGTCTTCGAGAATCAACAACCTTATTCCCTGGATACGATGGCAACATAGAAAATGAGTTCCTCTCATTTAACCAATTTGAGAGTAATAATTGTGATAAAACTGCTCATTCGATTGCGATGCCTATTCCACTTGACCCTGATGCTGCCACTAAGATCCTGAAGTCGCTTGGGGCAAACCAGGGTGGCCATACCCCCTCAAATAACAATTTCTCTGCTTCTAAGCCCACTTCTGGTGCTGTGAAGTTGGAGCTCCCTTCACTCCAATATCCTGAAGCAGATTTAAGTAGCTGGGGGACACTGTCCACACCACCTTTACTTGAGTCTGTTGATAAATCTATCCAATCTACCCCAACAGATACAGTTGATTCAGGCAGCCTCTCCCCACGTAATAGTGGCCTGTTGGATGCTTTACTCCACGAGTCAAAAGCTTTGAGCAGTGCAAAAAATCATCCAACTGACAAGAGTTCAGATACATCTACTGTTATCCCTGGTGACTTTTCTGAGAGTTCTGTCTTGAATATTGGTGAGGCAGAATGGGAAGACTATAGTAACCCCCTTTCTCCTTTGGGTCATTCTGCTACTTCCCTTCTAAGTGAGTGCAACATTGGAAGTGCCAATGGAAGTTCTTTGGATGAACCCCCACCTGCTGACGCATACATTG GGTATAATGTGAAATCAGAGCCAGTTAATTGGGCTTGGACCCCATACATAGAAAGAGAGAGGGCTAATAATATTACTCGGCCTGATGGTTTACTTGCTTCGGATTGGCTTGAGCAGAGTTCTGGTTATGCCAAGGGCCAAGCTACCATGACTGATGCCTTAACAAACCTTCTCGGCGACGATCTCAGTAATGAGTATAAGCAGATGGTTTCTGGAAATTGCACCACAAGCCAGCAGCGACAAGGGTTGGGTTCTTGTGCTTGGAATAATATGCCTGCTGTTTGTCACATGTTCGATCTCCCTTGA